The following proteins come from a genomic window of Flavobacterium eburneipallidum:
- the nirD gene encoding nitrite reductase small subunit NirD, with protein sequence MQDILNQYETVQLNDVKVWFKAGKTTDFPTDGGGCIKYKNKQIAVINFSRRNEWYACQNVCPHKMEMVLSRGMIGSAEETPKIACPMHKKTFSLTDGSNLNGEDYSIATYPVKVVDGDVFVGFLE encoded by the coding sequence ATGCAAGATATTTTAAATCAATACGAAACAGTTCAATTAAACGACGTAAAAGTTTGGTTCAAAGCAGGAAAAACGACTGATTTCCCAACAGATGGTGGTGGTTGTATCAAATATAAAAACAAGCAAATTGCTGTGATCAATTTCTCTCGCAGAAACGAATGGTATGCTTGCCAAAACGTTTGCCCTCACAAAATGGAAATGGTACTTTCAAGAGGAATGATTGGTTCGGCAGAGGAAACTCCTAAGATTGCCTGTCCAATGCACAAAAAAACGTTCTCGCTTACAGACGGTTCAAACCTCAATGGAGAAGATTATTCAATAGCTACTTATCCCGTAAAAGTTGTTGATGGAGATGTGTTCGTAGGCTTTTTAGAATAA
- a CDS encoding DUF4202 domain-containing protein, which yields MSLQFQNASTRIDAENAQDPNSELFQSETFPKELLYSNRMYKRLMDFYPDASEEVQIAAKAQHICRWKMPRESYPMDRVGYLKWREDLKKFHAKTTASILQECGYNQKIIDRVSFLIEKKLLKKDEETQLLEDVICLVFLEFYLDPFVQKHDTEKLKNIILKTWNKMSEKGHQEALKINYSDANLQLIKDALGL from the coding sequence ATGTCATTACAATTCCAAAACGCAAGTACAAGGATTGATGCCGAAAACGCACAAGACCCGAATAGTGAACTGTTTCAATCAGAAACATTTCCAAAAGAATTATTGTATTCCAATAGAATGTATAAAAGGCTAATGGATTTTTATCCTGATGCTTCAGAAGAAGTTCAAATTGCTGCCAAAGCACAGCACATTTGCCGATGGAAAATGCCACGAGAATCCTACCCAATGGATCGTGTGGGGTATTTAAAATGGCGTGAAGATTTGAAGAAGTTTCACGCCAAAACTACCGCTTCTATTCTTCAAGAATGTGGTTACAACCAAAAAATTATCGATAGAGTTTCTTTTCTTATCGAAAAAAAATTACTCAAAAAAGACGAAGAAACCCAACTCCTAGAAGACGTAATTTGTCTGGTATTTTTAGAATTTTATTTAGATCCATTTGTACAAAAACATGATACAGAGAAACTCAAAAATATCATTTTGAAAACTTGGAATAAAATGTCTGAAAAAGGACATCAGGAAGCATTGAAAATTAATTATTCCGATGCCAATCTCCAGTTAATCAAAGATGCTCTAGGCTTGTAA
- a CDS encoding PAS domain-containing sensor histidine kinase, producing the protein MKSNTPAAVNLSFKNLRRLYLFALLTIAITVLLSQLLIQYNLHSQLSDSKIINISGKQRMLSQKLTKEVLILNFIADSKNNKEEIERTNEIINLWKFNHKALEKGNDSLGFPKEKSKELSDLFIAIKPNFENIVKAATTFLNNKELGIKEEENQKLVRIILKNQGVFLDKMNEIVEQYDKEALEKVRLQSKTEYGILIFTILVLLLEFIFIFKPTNKKVEVLISKLLSSEKKALKLAYDTEIISEAKENSVKELKSLNYAMENTLLYCRVAPDGSLIHIGEKFAKLLQYNPFLSDKTFSQVLTPIEKEQLAIDRIIAQRQKSGWQGELNLTSRNDETIWLDLSMVPVTIKKEESELLIICFDITERKKAEQEVERLNFENVTDKINQQKVISSKIVENQENEQNRIAKEIHDGIGQMLTGLKFSLESINLDDKEKAEQKIEYLKKLALDIIKGVRTATFNLMPPELSDHGIVSSLAKLTQELSKLTGKNILFYNKSGFDKRLDSLIEINIYRLTQEAINNAIKYADSSHIIVQLSHSNNILSIIIDDNGKGFDVNEAAKKRNSESGMGLLFMKERIEYINGRVFINSIVEEGTRVTFNIPI; encoded by the coding sequence ATGAAGAGCAATACTCCAGCAGCTGTCAATTTATCTTTCAAAAACTTAAGGCGATTGTATCTTTTTGCCTTATTAACCATTGCTATAACGGTTTTATTAAGTCAGTTACTGATTCAATACAACCTTCATAGTCAGTTGAGCGATTCCAAAATTATTAATATTTCAGGAAAACAAAGAATGTTAAGTCAAAAGCTGACTAAAGAAGTTTTGATATTGAATTTTATCGCTGATTCAAAAAATAATAAAGAAGAAATTGAGCGGACAAATGAAATCATTAATTTATGGAAATTTAATCATAAAGCTTTAGAGAAAGGAAACGATAGTTTGGGTTTTCCAAAAGAAAAAAGCAAAGAACTTTCGGATTTATTCATAGCCATCAAACCTAATTTTGAAAACATTGTTAAAGCAGCCACAACTTTTTTGAACAATAAAGAATTAGGAATCAAAGAAGAAGAAAATCAAAAATTGGTTAGAATTATTCTTAAAAATCAAGGAGTATTTCTAGATAAAATGAATGAAATTGTCGAGCAATACGACAAGGAAGCTCTAGAGAAAGTAAGATTACAAAGTAAAACCGAATATGGAATTCTTATATTCACCATATTAGTTTTGCTATTAGAATTCATTTTCATTTTCAAACCAACCAATAAAAAGGTAGAAGTATTAATCTCGAAACTTTTATCCTCTGAAAAAAAGGCACTGAAATTAGCCTACGATACTGAAATCATCAGTGAAGCCAAAGAAAATTCAGTAAAAGAATTGAAATCACTCAATTATGCAATGGAAAATACCTTGCTTTATTGTCGTGTTGCGCCTGACGGTTCGTTAATTCACATTGGAGAAAAATTCGCTAAACTACTGCAATACAATCCCTTTCTTTCAGACAAAACTTTTTCGCAAGTACTTACTCCAATAGAAAAAGAACAATTAGCTATTGATCGAATTATTGCTCAAAGACAAAAGAGTGGCTGGCAAGGAGAACTAAATCTTACGAGTAGAAATGACGAAACTATTTGGCTCGATTTATCAATGGTTCCTGTAACTATCAAGAAAGAAGAATCAGAGCTACTCATTATTTGTTTTGATATTACCGAACGCAAAAAAGCAGAACAAGAAGTGGAGCGATTGAATTTTGAAAATGTTACCGATAAAATCAATCAACAAAAAGTGATTTCGAGTAAAATTGTCGAAAACCAGGAAAACGAGCAAAACCGTATTGCCAAAGAAATTCATGATGGCATAGGACAAATGCTTACAGGACTTAAATTTAGTCTAGAAAGTATCAATCTTGATGACAAAGAAAAAGCAGAACAGAAAATAGAATACCTAAAAAAGCTAGCATTGGATATTATCAAAGGAGTGCGAACTGCGACTTTTAATTTGATGCCACCCGAATTAAGCGATCATGGAATTGTTTCCTCTCTGGCAAAACTGACGCAAGAATTATCAAAACTAACAGGTAAAAATATTTTGTTTTATAACAAATCAGGTTTCGATAAAAGATTGGATTCCTTGATTGAAATTAATATTTATCGCTTGACACAAGAAGCCATAAATAATGCCATAAAATATGCCGATTCTAGTCATATAATAGTGCAACTTTCTCATAGTAATAATATTTTAAGTATTATTATTGATGACAACGGAAAAGGTTTTGACGTTAATGAAGCAGCTAAAAAAAGAAATAGCGAGTCTGGAATGGGATTGCTATTTATGAAAGAAAGAATCGAATACATCAACGGAAGAGTTTTTATCAATTCAATTGTTGAAGAAGGAACAAGGGTAACGTTTAATATTCCGATTTAA
- a CDS encoding response regulator gives MNTTIRVVLTDDHVFVRDGIKSLLENEANIIVVGEATDGAEALKVVEEQNPDLLILDIRMPNLTGIEVVEKLRGQGNLVKIVMLSMHESEEYVLKSIKAGADGYLLKGSSKEEFLKAVHTVANGGKYFSGDISSILISQLSNPLAKIENKQSFEEETIITKREKEILKLLLAGNGNKEIAEALDISKRTAEVHRFNLMKKLKVKNLMELSNKANELALL, from the coding sequence ATGAATACTACGATTCGAGTTGTTTTGACAGATGATCACGTGTTTGTGAGAGATGGCATCAAATCATTATTAGAAAATGAAGCAAACATAATAGTTGTTGGCGAGGCCACAGATGGTGCAGAAGCTTTGAAAGTAGTGGAAGAACAAAATCCAGACTTACTCATTTTAGACATTCGTATGCCAAACTTAACTGGTATAGAAGTGGTCGAAAAATTGAGAGGACAAGGCAATCTAGTAAAAATAGTGATGCTCTCTATGCACGAATCCGAAGAGTATGTTTTGAAATCTATCAAAGCAGGAGCCGATGGTTATTTGTTGAAAGGTTCTAGTAAAGAAGAATTTCTTAAAGCCGTTCATACCGTAGCCAATGGTGGAAAATATTTCAGTGGAGATATTTCTTCTATTTTAATCAGTCAATTAAGCAATCCTCTTGCTAAAATTGAAAATAAGCAATCTTTTGAAGAAGAAACAATAATTACTAAAAGAGAAAAAGAGATTCTTAAATTACTTTTAGCTGGTAATGGAAACAAAGAAATAGCCGAGGCATTAGATATAAGTAAAAGAACTGCCGAAGTACATCGTTTTAATCTAATGAAGAAACTAAAAGTAAAAAACTTGATGGAATTATCTAATAAAGCTAACGAATTGGCTTTGCTGTAG
- a CDS encoding MFS transporter → MTTTTSLSQSHRILFLNTLAFTVCFACWTLNGVLVTFLVDNGIFKWDVVQVGWLLGIPILTGSIMRLPIGILTDKYGGKYVFSILLLLCSIPLFLLPLADSFFMFAVLSFLFGMVGTSFAVGIGFTSIWYPKEWQGRALGIFGMGNAGAAITTFMAPSLLNQFSVDDPQNGWKLLPIIYGVALLVIGVLFLIFTKNKKNETSTKTVSQMLGSLKSVRVWRFGAYYFLVFGCFVAYAQWLLPNFMNVYQTSLVMGGMFATMFSLPSGVIRAFGGYLSDKYGARKVMYWVLGSSVVLSALLMIPKMDITTAGPGVMAGKKGVITEVSQTNVRVGDKDFAINKKVEKPVDNSIFPTKNSWQEVVVKENQEVKKKELLAKGVTQIHFDANMWVYLVLVILIGISWGIGKAAVYKHIPEYFPTEVGVVGGMVGMIGGLGGFFGPIIFGYLLTSTGFWSSSWIFILIFSSICLIWMHRTVTKIMNEKQPELSKVMERESSKK, encoded by the coding sequence ATGACAACTACAACTTCTTTATCTCAATCACACCGTATTTTATTTTTAAATACATTAGCTTTCACAGTATGCTTTGCTTGTTGGACGCTTAATGGTGTTCTAGTCACTTTTTTGGTTGACAATGGTATTTTCAAATGGGATGTGGTTCAGGTAGGTTGGCTTCTAGGTATTCCAATTCTAACAGGATCAATCATGCGTTTGCCAATAGGAATTTTAACCGATAAATACGGCGGAAAATATGTTTTTTCTATTCTATTATTGCTTTGTTCCATTCCTTTGTTTTTACTTCCGCTGGCGGATAGTTTTTTTATGTTTGCCGTTTTAAGTTTTTTATTCGGAATGGTAGGAACTAGTTTTGCTGTTGGTATTGGATTTACCTCAATTTGGTATCCAAAAGAGTGGCAAGGTAGAGCCTTGGGAATTTTCGGGATGGGAAATGCAGGTGCTGCTATCACTACTTTTATGGCTCCTTCTTTATTAAATCAATTTTCGGTTGATGATCCACAAAACGGTTGGAAATTATTACCAATCATTTATGGTGTTGCCTTATTAGTTATTGGCGTTTTATTTTTAATTTTTACTAAAAACAAAAAAAATGAAACCAGCACTAAAACCGTTTCTCAAATGTTGGGTTCTCTGAAAAGTGTAAGAGTTTGGCGTTTTGGAGCTTACTACTTCTTGGTTTTTGGATGTTTTGTGGCTTACGCTCAATGGCTGTTACCTAATTTTATGAATGTGTATCAAACCAGTTTGGTAATGGGCGGGATGTTTGCCACTATGTTTAGCTTGCCATCAGGTGTGATTCGTGCTTTTGGAGGTTATTTATCTGATAAATATGGTGCACGAAAAGTAATGTATTGGGTTTTAGGCTCATCAGTTGTATTGAGTGCTTTGTTGATGATTCCAAAAATGGATATTACCACTGCTGGTCCTGGAGTTATGGCAGGAAAGAAAGGAGTAATTACTGAAGTTTCGCAAACGAATGTAAGAGTTGGAGATAAAGATTTTGCTATCAATAAAAAAGTAGAAAAACCAGTTGATAATTCTATTTTTCCAACTAAAAATTCATGGCAAGAAGTGGTTGTTAAAGAAAACCAAGAAGTAAAGAAAAAAGAATTATTGGCAAAAGGAGTTACTCAAATTCATTTTGATGCCAATATGTGGGTGTATCTAGTTTTGGTAATCCTGATTGGTATTTCATGGGGAATTGGAAAAGCAGCGGTTTACAAACACATTCCAGAATATTTCCCAACAGAAGTAGGTGTAGTAGGAGGAATGGTAGGAATGATAGGTGGTTTGGGTGGTTTCTTCGGGCCAATTATCTTTGGGTACTTACTTACCAGTACTGGTTTTTGGTCAAGTTCTTGGATATTTATTCTGATATTTTCATCTATTTGTTTGATTTGGATGCACCGAACAGTAACGAAAATCATGAACGAAAAACAACCTGAATTATCAAAAGTGATGGAACGTGAATCATCAAAAAAATAA
- a CDS encoding DUF6952 family protein, whose translation MKLPVIKHLSQFIEENDEDYLVETIEVLEALTEVSSLKDEELDVIGELISNMYGALEVHKMTKGGMDKKEALNTFMKRVLGSIDK comes from the coding sequence ATGAAACTACCTGTTATCAAACATTTGTCTCAATTTATTGAAGAGAATGACGAGGATTATCTTGTTGAAACCATCGAAGTTCTAGAAGCATTAACCGAAGTTTCTTCTTTGAAAGATGAAGAATTAGATGTTATAGGCGAATTAATTTCAAATATGTACGGCGCTTTGGAAGTTCATAAAATGACCAAAGGCGGCATGGACAAAAAAGAAGCTTTGAATACTTTTATGAAAAGAGTTCTAGGTTCTATTGACAAATAA
- a CDS encoding thioredoxin family protein produces the protein MLIELNEDTLQDLVSNNEKVVVQFSASWCGNCRIMKPKFKKLATENEAITFAIVDAENFPESRKLANVSNLPTFATFVNGKLVNETQTNKQEVLIELVNEIV, from the coding sequence ATGTTAATCGAATTAAACGAAGATACGTTACAGGATTTAGTATCTAATAACGAAAAAGTAGTAGTTCAATTTTCGGCTTCATGGTGTGGAAATTGCCGAATCATGAAACCAAAATTCAAAAAATTGGCTACAGAAAACGAAGCCATTACTTTTGCTATAGTAGATGCTGAAAATTTTCCTGAATCTAGAAAATTAGCCAATGTAAGCAACTTGCCTACTTTTGCTACTTTCGTAAATGGAAAATTGGTAAATGAAACGCAAACCAACAAACAAGAAGTTTTAATAGAATTGGTTAATGAAATCGTTTAA
- a CDS encoding peroxiredoxin — MSLVGKKFPNITVDAISEMGDNLRINILDEAVNNNKKVLLFWYPKDFTFVCPTELHAFQAALPEFEKRNTIVIGASCDTNEVHFAWLNTAKNNGGIEGVSYPLLADTTRNLSAALGILDAAAGEYNEDAETYLVEGSNVTYRATYLVDETGKIFHESVNDMPLGRNVNEYLRLVDAYTHVQTKGEVCPANWEEGKEAMSADRNSTAQYLSAN; from the coding sequence ATGTCTTTAGTAGGTAAAAAATTCCCAAACATTACAGTTGACGCTATTTCAGAAATGGGCGATAATTTAAGAATCAACATTCTTGATGAAGCAGTAAACAACAACAAAAAAGTATTGCTTTTTTGGTATCCAAAAGATTTTACATTTGTTTGTCCAACAGAATTACACGCTTTTCAAGCGGCTTTGCCAGAATTCGAAAAAAGAAATACTATTGTAATTGGTGCTTCTTGCGATACTAACGAAGTACATTTTGCTTGGTTGAATACCGCAAAAAATAATGGTGGAATTGAAGGTGTTTCTTATCCACTTTTGGCTGATACTACCAGAAATTTATCTGCTGCTTTAGGAATTTTAGATGCTGCAGCTGGCGAATATAACGAAGATGCTGAAACGTATTTAGTAGAAGGTTCAAACGTAACTTACAGAGCTACTTATTTAGTAGATGAAACAGGAAAAATTTTCCACGAAAGCGTAAACGATATGCCATTAGGTCGTAATGTAAACGAATATTTACGTTTAGTAGATGCTTACACTCACGTACAAACTAAAGGTGAAGTTTGTCCTGCTAACTGGGAAGAAGGAAAAGAAGCGATGAGTGCTGATAGAAACAGTACTGCTCAATATTTAAGTGCAAACTAA